Sequence from the Pseudomonadota bacterium genome:
GCCGATCTGGCCGTTACCTTGTACCAACCGTCGGTGGTGTTCGGACCGGGGGACTCGTTCATCAACCGCTTCGCGGATCTGCTGCGCTTGCCCGCGCCGTTCATGCCGTTGCCCAAGGCTGACGCACGCTTCGCACCCGTGTACGTGGGCGATGTGGTGGAGGCGATCGCCAGCTCGCTGCGCGACCCCGCCACCTACGGCAATACCTATCAACTCTGTGGACCGCGCGTGTACTCCCTACGCGAGGTGATTCGCCTCATCGCCGACACGCTGGAGATTGACAAGCCCGTGCTGGCCCTGCCCGACGGCATAGCCCGCGTGCAAGCCAAGATCATGGACTTCCTGCCCGGCAAGCCCTTCAGTTCGGACAACTTTCGCTCACTCTCAGTGCCGAGCGTGTGCGATGCCGATGGCCTCGGGCGCCTAGGGTTGCAACCGGCCTCCATGGAGTCGATCGTGCCGGGTTACCTGCGCGATGCGAAGCGTACCCCGCTCGATCAGTACCGCGACGAGCGGCCGAACGCGGACTGACCGGCCGCCGCGCTGGGCGCATCGTCTTGCGAGGCGATCGCAAGCAGGCGCTGCAGGCTCGCTCGACGCACCTGCGGCGGCTCGTCCGCTAAGGCTTGCACGGCTGCGTAAAACGCCCCGAAATCCCCACCCGCCTGTCGCATCAAGGCGGAGAAGGCAGGCACCCAGCGGTGGTAGGTAGCCACCGACGCCAAGCGCGCGTTATTGAGCGACGCAAACCACGCGTCGTAGCCCGCGTAGCCGCCCCACGCGCCGTCCCGCACGACGGCATACTCCTGGTGCAGGCGCTCGAGCGCGGCCTGCTTGGCCTCGGCACGGGCATCGTCATCCAGAGATTCGTCCGCGTACACCGCCTGCAAACGCATGCGCCCGGTCAGCACTAGGCGATTGAACGCCCGCGCCCGCGCCTGCCGCGTGCGATAGCGCTCCACCTCCTGCGCCGGCCGCTCAGTCGCCGCGAACCAGCGCCGTACCCCCTCCTGCGCCACGTACGTGGCGAAAGCCTCGTTGAAGGCGCTGTCGCCCTTTACGTACAGCTTCTGGTGAGCGAGCTCGTGGAAGATGAGATTGGCCGTGCGCGCATCGGTGTAGCCGATCATGGTGTCGAGGAAGGGATCTTCGAAGCGCCCCAGCGTGGAGTAGGCGGCTACGCCACCGACCACCACCTCGTAGCCGCGTCGTTCGAGCTTGTCTGCCAAGCCTCGGGCCTTGCGCTCCTGGTAGTAGCCCTTGTAGGCCAAGCATCCGACGAAAGCGAAGCACCATTGCTTGGGCGCGATGGAGTACTCGGGAGCTGCCACCACGTTCCACACCACGTAGGGCCGATCGAGTTGCGCGTAGCTGCGGTAGCTCCCGTTCTCTGGCAGCCCCAAGGCAGAGCTCGCAAAGTCCCGCACCTCGAGCACGAGGGTGAGGTTCTCGCGCAAGCTAGGGTCGAGGGCAGGGTCATCGAGCAACGCTTCGATCTCCACCCGCTTGCTCATCACCGACAGATGGCCGCGCACGGCCTGGGCGTAGAACGGCAAGTTCGTGCACCCGCCCACCGCGACCAGCAGCCCTAGGAGCAGACCTGCGCTCAGCGGACGGTGTGAAACCGGGGGGAGTCGGGGTTGGATCATGGCGGGGGTCATCAGCCTTTCGATACCATCTCACGCATGGAGTTTTATCAGGTTGGCGGTTGTGTGCGCGATGACTTGCTCGGTCTTCAGGCCGG
This genomic interval carries:
- a CDS encoding complex I NDUFA9 subunit family protein, with product MTRADSNAPRPRIAVLGGTGFIGRHLLPRLVSDDWEVTVITRSRARHRDLLVMPTVRLVEGDVHDPRVLEQTLPGHTAVVNLVAILNEKGDDGRGFHHVHVELTRKLIAACRASGVGRLGQITALKADAHNGPSHYLRSKGVAEGLLREAHGADLAVTLYQPSVVFGPGDSFINRFADLLRLPAPFMPLPKADARFAPVYVGDVVEAIASSLRDPATYGNTYQLCGPRVYSLREVIRLIADTLEIDKPVLALPDGIARVQAKIMDFLPGKPFSSDNFRSLSVPSVCDADGLGRLGLQPASMESIVPGYLRDAKRTPLDQYRDERPNAD
- a CDS encoding aminopeptidase, with product MTPAMIQPRLPPVSHRPLSAGLLLGLLVAVGGCTNLPFYAQAVRGHLSVMSKRVEIEALLDDPALDPSLRENLTLVLEVRDFASSALGLPENGSYRSYAQLDRPYVVWNVVAAPEYSIAPKQWCFAFVGCLAYKGYYQERKARGLADKLERRGYEVVVGGVAAYSTLGRFEDPFLDTMIGYTDARTANLIFHELAHQKLYVKGDSAFNEAFATYVAQEGVRRWFAATERPAQEVERYRTRQARARAFNRLVLTGRMRLQAVYADESLDDDARAEAKQAALERLHQEYAVVRDGAWGGYAGYDAWFASLNNARLASVATYHRWVPAFSALMRQAGGDFGAFYAAVQALADEPPQVRRASLQRLLAIASQDDAPSAAAGQSAFGRSSRY